The Rhodoferax sediminis genome has a segment encoding these proteins:
- a CDS encoding GntR family transcriptional regulator — MDATSPITTDVPEAATSQAVKAQLRLREMILAGELPGGARIAELAIVEKLGVSRTPIRAALMRLEQEGLLDALPNGGYAVRTFSERDVSEAIELRGTLEGLSARLAAERGVAPKLLAAARECLDRIDAVLSQPALDDEAFSNYVALNRTFHALVGDMAGSSVIARELERVVSLPFASPSGFVVQQANSPQARDMLVVAQDQHRQVLDAIAAREGSRAEAIMREHSRIAQRNLREALENRQLDQMPGVQLIRTRA, encoded by the coding sequence ATGGATGCAACCAGTCCGATCACGACCGATGTCCCTGAGGCAGCTACTTCGCAGGCCGTGAAGGCCCAGTTGCGCCTGCGCGAGATGATCCTGGCGGGCGAGTTGCCGGGCGGCGCGCGGATTGCCGAACTGGCCATCGTCGAGAAGCTGGGTGTCTCGCGCACCCCCATCCGGGCTGCGCTGATGCGGCTGGAACAGGAGGGCCTGCTCGACGCGCTGCCCAACGGCGGCTACGCCGTGCGCACCTTCTCCGAGCGCGACGTGTCCGAGGCCATCGAGCTGCGCGGCACGCTGGAGGGCCTGTCGGCGCGACTGGCGGCCGAGCGCGGCGTGGCTCCCAAGCTGCTCGCCGCGGCGCGTGAGTGCCTGGACCGGATCGACGCCGTGCTGAGCCAGCCCGCGCTCGATGACGAGGCGTTCTCGAACTACGTGGCCCTGAACCGGACGTTCCACGCCCTGGTGGGCGACATGGCCGGCAGCAGCGTCATCGCGCGCGAACTCGAGCGCGTCGTGAGCCTGCCGTTTGCCTCGCCCTCGGGCTTTGTCGTGCAGCAGGCGAATTCACCGCAGGCGCGCGACATGCTGGTCGTGGCGCAGGACCAGCACCGGCAGGTGCTCGATGCGATCGCCGCGCGCGAAGGCTCGCGCGCCGAAGCCATCATGCGCGAGCACTCGCGCATCGCCCAGCGCAACTTGCGCGAAGCTCTCGAAAACCGGCAGCTCGATCAGATGCCGGGCGTGCAGCTGATCCGCACGCGGGCCTGA
- a CDS encoding aromatic ring-hydroxylating oxygenase subunit alpha, with amino-acid sequence MFPKNAWYVACTPAEIADKPLGRQICGEKIVFFRGPDGKVAALEDFCPHRGARLSLGKVCDDGSLMCGYHGLRVGCDGKTVSMPGQRVQGFPRTRTFPVVERYGFIWVWTGDDKLADPAKIHHLEWAQNPEWAYGGGLYHINCNYRLMIDNLMDLTHEAYVHTTSIGQNEIDEAPVTTKLEGDIVTTSRFMENVMPPPFWRANLRGNNLADDVPVDRWQISRFTPPCHVMIEVGVAHAGKGGYHADAKDKVYSIVVDFCTPETETSMWYFWGMARNFNPKDEALTAAIRDGQAKVFAEDLAVLEAQQENIAQYPERRLLMLNIDAGGVQSRRILDRLIAQEADR; translated from the coding sequence ATGTTTCCCAAGAACGCCTGGTACGTCGCCTGTACGCCGGCCGAAATCGCCGACAAGCCGCTGGGGCGGCAGATTTGCGGCGAGAAGATCGTTTTTTTCCGCGGCCCGGACGGTAAGGTCGCGGCTCTCGAAGATTTCTGCCCGCACCGCGGCGCGCGACTCTCGCTGGGCAAGGTCTGCGACGACGGCAGCCTGATGTGCGGCTACCACGGACTGCGGGTGGGCTGCGACGGCAAGACCGTCTCCATGCCCGGCCAGCGCGTGCAGGGCTTTCCGCGCACGCGCACTTTTCCGGTGGTGGAGCGCTATGGCTTCATCTGGGTCTGGACCGGCGACGACAAACTGGCGGACCCCGCGAAGATCCACCATCTCGAATGGGCGCAGAACCCCGAGTGGGCCTATGGCGGCGGCCTGTACCACATCAACTGCAACTACCGCCTGATGATCGACAACCTCATGGACCTGACCCACGAGGCCTATGTGCACACCACCAGCATCGGGCAGAACGAAATCGACGAGGCCCCCGTCACCACCAAGCTGGAAGGCGATATCGTCACCACCAGCCGTTTCATGGAAAACGTCATGCCGCCGCCCTTCTGGCGCGCGAACCTGCGCGGCAACAACCTGGCCGACGACGTTCCGGTCGACCGCTGGCAGATCTCGCGCTTCACGCCGCCCTGCCACGTCATGATCGAAGTCGGCGTCGCCCACGCCGGCAAGGGCGGCTACCACGCGGACGCGAAAGACAAGGTGTACAGCATCGTGGTGGACTTTTGCACACCCGAAACAGAAACGTCGATGTGGTATTTCTGGGGCATGGCACGCAACTTCAACCCCAAGGATGAAGCGCTCACTGCCGCGATCCGCGACGGCCAGGCCAAGGTCTTCGCGGAGGACCTGGCCGTCCTCGAGGCGCAGCAGGAAAACATCGCACAGTATCCCGAGCGCCGCCTGCTGATGCTCAACATCGATGCGGGCGGCGTGCAGTCGCGGCGCATTCTGGACCGCCTCATCGCGCAGGAAGCCGATCGGTGA
- a CDS encoding PDR/VanB family oxidoreductase, giving the protein METIAVKVVKKTQEAQDIVSFELARADGAPLPAFSAGSHIDVQTPGGLTRQYSLCNASVEQHRYRIAVLRDAGSRGGSVAMHDAVNEGDVIQISEPKNHFPLKHARRSLLFAGGIGVTPLLCMAERLAQIGADFTLHYCTRSMERTAFREYIGASRFSSQVQFHFDAGAPEQKMDLDAILAAQAPDTQLYVCGPGGFIDYVINTAKARGWPGDQIHLEYFSGAAQDTSGDTGFEVRIASTGKSYVVAPDKTIIQVLKDNGIEILTSCEQGVCGTCITRVLEGEPDHRDMYFTDEEHASNDQFTPCCSRARSKTLVLDL; this is encoded by the coding sequence ATGGAAACCATTGCCGTCAAGGTCGTCAAAAAAACACAGGAAGCGCAGGACATTGTCAGTTTCGAGCTGGCGCGCGCGGATGGCGCGCCCTTGCCGGCGTTCAGCGCCGGCTCGCACATCGACGTGCAGACCCCCGGCGGGCTGACGCGCCAGTACTCGCTGTGCAATGCCTCCGTCGAGCAGCACCGCTACCGCATTGCCGTGCTGCGCGATGCGGGCTCACGTGGCGGCTCGGTGGCCATGCACGACGCGGTGAACGAGGGCGATGTGATCCAGATCAGTGAGCCCAAAAATCACTTCCCGCTCAAGCACGCCCGGCGCTCGCTGCTGTTTGCGGGCGGCATCGGCGTGACGCCGCTCTTGTGCATGGCCGAGCGGCTGGCGCAGATCGGTGCGGACTTCACGCTGCACTACTGCACGCGCTCCATGGAGCGCACCGCGTTTCGCGAGTACATCGGCGCCTCGCGGTTCTCAAGCCAGGTTCAATTCCACTTCGATGCGGGCGCGCCCGAGCAAAAGATGGATCTGGACGCGATTCTCGCGGCGCAGGCGCCCGACACCCAGCTTTACGTCTGCGGCCCGGGCGGCTTCATCGACTACGTCATCAACACGGCCAAGGCCAGGGGCTGGCCGGGCGATCAGATCCATCTGGAATATTTCAGCGGGGCGGCGCAGGACACCTCCGGCGACACCGGTTTTGAAGTCAGGATCGCGAGCACCGGGAAATCCTATGTCGTCGCCCCGGACAAAACCATCATCCAGGTCTTGAAGGACAACGGAATCGAGATCCTCACCTCCTGCGAGCAGGGCGTTTGCGGCACCTGCATCACGCGCGTGCTGGAGGGGGAGCCGGACCACCGGGACATGTACTTCACGGATGAAGAGCATGCCAGCAATGACCAGTTCACCCCGTGCTGCTCGCGCGCCAGGAGTAAAACGCTGGTGCTTGATTTGTGA
- a CDS encoding 5-methyltetrahydropteroyltriglutamate--homocysteine S-methyltransferase, whose product MTQLPARYDHVGSFLRPKYLLEAREQKAKGAITPEQLRTVEDKAITEIVKFQEDVGLKSITDGEFRRTYFHIDFLDQLGGVKTDIPVTIQKPDGTQELAPPVMRVVDKVRHVKNIQLADFQYLKSQVSPGNTPKVCIPSPTMLHFRGGRAGISRQAYPELDPAFYDDVANAYGDELRSLAAAGATYVQMDDTNLAYLCDEKMREAARQRGDDPNELPHRYAAFINKVVAQKPAGMLLAMHLCRGNFKSTHAAAGNYEPVAEALLREMNLDAYFMEYDDERSGDFKPLRYLPKGKTVVLGLVTTKFGQLEDKDDLKRRIEQAAKYAPLEQLALSPQCGFSSTVHGNDIAVEAQRAKLRLVVETAREVWGTA is encoded by the coding sequence ATGACCCAGCTCCCCGCCCGCTATGACCACGTTGGCAGCTTTCTGCGCCCCAAATACCTGCTCGAGGCGCGCGAGCAAAAGGCCAAGGGTGCGATCACCCCCGAGCAACTGCGCACCGTAGAGGACAAGGCCATCACCGAGATCGTCAAGTTCCAGGAAGACGTGGGCCTGAAAAGCATCACCGACGGCGAGTTCCGCCGCACCTACTTCCATATCGACTTTCTGGACCAGCTCGGCGGCGTGAAGACCGACATCCCGGTCACTATTCAAAAGCCGGACGGCACTCAGGAACTGGCCCCGCCCGTGATGCGCGTGGTGGACAAGGTGCGGCACGTGAAGAACATCCAGCTGGCCGACTTCCAGTACCTCAAGAGCCAGGTATCCCCGGGCAACACGCCCAAGGTTTGCATTCCCTCGCCCACCATGCTGCACTTTCGCGGCGGGCGCGCCGGCATCAGCCGCCAGGCGTATCCGGAGCTCGACCCGGCGTTCTACGACGACGTGGCGAACGCCTATGGCGACGAGCTGCGCTCGCTGGCCGCCGCGGGCGCCACCTACGTGCAGATGGACGACACCAACCTGGCCTACCTGTGCGACGAGAAGATGCGCGAAGCAGCGCGCCAGCGCGGCGACGACCCGAACGAGCTGCCGCACCGCTACGCCGCCTTCATCAACAAGGTGGTGGCGCAAAAGCCCGCCGGCATGCTGCTGGCCATGCACCTGTGCCGCGGCAATTTCAAGAGCACGCACGCGGCGGCCGGCAACTACGAGCCGGTGGCTGAAGCGCTGCTGCGCGAAATGAACCTGGACGCCTACTTCATGGAGTACGACGACGAGCGCAGCGGCGACTTCAAGCCGCTGCGCTACCTGCCCAAGGGCAAGACCGTGGTGCTGGGCCTGGTGACCACCAAGTTCGGCCAGCTCGAGGACAAGGACGACCTGAAACGCCGCATCGAACAAGCCGCCAAATACGCGCCGCTGGAGCAACTGGCGCTGTCACCGCAATGCGGCTTCAGCAGCACCGTGCATGGCAACGACATTGCCGTGGAGGCGCAGCGCGCCAAGCTGCGTCTCGTGGTGGAGACGGCACGGGAAGTTTGGGGCACGGCCTGA
- a CDS encoding glycine betaine ABC transporter substrate-binding protein, translating into MTRRRYAFNTPRLWQRLRGLAACCIACGLVGASTLAFAADAPNDLLRIGSKRFTESYILAQVLAQTVAARTGKSPTVLQGLGNTAIVYEALRSGNIDLYPEYAGTISLEILKSTEPMSMHAMNQALAPLGLGVAIPLGFNDGYALAMRDAQAQRLHIVSLSDLAQHPELKLGLSNEFIGRADGWKGLAQRYGFTQAPTGLDHGLAYTALAQKQVDVIDIYTTDAKIAQLGLRVLQDDLHYFPRYDAVVLYRLDVPTRFPKAWAALQTLAGSIDERAMIAMNARAELQGVAFDVIARDYLTSKATGAVAATGNAPDAARRGFWAKLFGPDLARLTWQHLALVAISVAVAVLLAIPLAVLVFPHPRLRALVLGATGLLQTVPSLAMLAALISLMGVIGVMPALLALMLYALLPIMRNTTTGLAEVPQGLRLAGQALGMTARQRMRYVELPLALPTILAGVRTATSIAIGTATIAAFIGAGGYGERIVTGLALNDDQLLLAGALPATVLALLSEALFEVIERMIRRRRA; encoded by the coding sequence ATGACCCGCCGACGCTACGCCTTCAACACTCCGCGCCTGTGGCAGCGGCTGCGAGGGCTTGCGGCCTGCTGCATCGCCTGCGGATTGGTCGGCGCCAGTACGCTCGCCTTCGCGGCCGACGCCCCCAACGATCTGCTGCGCATCGGCTCCAAGCGCTTCACCGAGTCCTACATCCTGGCGCAGGTGCTGGCGCAGACGGTCGCGGCACGCACCGGCAAATCCCCGACGGTGCTGCAAGGGCTGGGCAACACGGCCATCGTCTACGAGGCGCTGCGCTCGGGCAACATCGATCTGTACCCGGAGTACGCGGGCACCATCAGCCTGGAGATCCTCAAAAGCACTGAGCCGATGTCGATGCACGCCATGAACCAGGCCCTGGCACCGCTGGGCCTGGGCGTTGCCATTCCACTGGGCTTCAACGACGGCTATGCGCTGGCCATGCGCGATGCGCAGGCGCAGCGCCTGCACATCGTGTCGCTGAGCGATCTGGCGCAGCATCCCGAGTTGAAGCTGGGACTGTCCAACGAGTTCATCGGCCGCGCCGATGGCTGGAAGGGTCTGGCGCAGCGCTACGGCTTCACGCAGGCGCCGACCGGCCTGGACCACGGCCTGGCCTACACCGCGCTGGCGCAAAAGCAGGTGGACGTGATCGACATCTACACCACCGATGCCAAGATCGCCCAGCTCGGCCTGCGCGTGCTGCAGGACGACCTGCATTACTTTCCGCGCTACGACGCCGTGGTGCTGTACCGGCTGGACGTGCCCACGCGCTTTCCGAAGGCCTGGGCGGCGCTGCAGACGCTGGCCGGCAGCATCGACGAGCGCGCCATGATCGCGATGAACGCGCGGGCTGAGTTGCAGGGCGTGGCGTTCGATGTGATTGCCCGCGATTACCTGACGAGCAAGGCCACTGGAGCCGTGGCTGCAACCGGCAATGCCCCCGACGCGGCGCGGCGCGGCTTCTGGGCCAAGCTGTTCGGGCCCGACCTGGCGCGACTGACCTGGCAGCACCTGGCGCTGGTGGCGATTTCGGTGGCCGTGGCCGTGCTGCTCGCCATCCCGCTGGCGGTGCTGGTGTTTCCCCATCCGCGCCTGCGCGCGCTCGTGCTCGGCGCCACCGGCCTGCTGCAAACCGTGCCCTCGCTGGCCATGCTGGCCGCGCTGATTTCACTGATGGGCGTGATCGGCGTGATGCCCGCGCTGCTCGCGCTGATGCTGTACGCGCTGCTGCCCATCATGCGCAACACTACGACGGGACTCGCCGAGGTGCCGCAGGGCCTGCGGCTCGCGGGCCAGGCGCTCGGCATGACGGCGCGCCAGCGCATGCGCTACGTCGAGCTGCCGCTGGCGCTGCCGACCATCCTGGCCGGCGTGCGCACCGCCACCTCGATCGCGATCGGCACCGCGACCATCGCCGCCTTCATCGGCGCCGGTGGCTACGGCGAGCGCATCGTCACCGGCCTGGCCCTGAATGACGATCAACTGCTGCTCGCGGGTGCCCTGCCCGCCACCGTGCTGGCGCTGCTGAGCGAGGCACTGTTCGAGGTGATCGAGCGGATGATACGGCGGCGCAGGGCCTGA
- a CDS encoding aldehyde dehydrogenase family protein, translated as MQQHDNLIGGEWTPGHTYSPNLNPSNLGDTIAGYTQGDASHVRAAVAAATAAFPAWATGSIQARCDALDRIGTEILARKEELGTLLAREEGKTRAEGIGEAARAGQIFKFFAGECLRLTGETVPSVRPGIGVEITREPVGVVGLITPWNFPIAIPAWKIAPALAYGNCVVLKPADLVPGCAWALAEIISRSGIPAGVFNLVMGRGSVIGNALVNHPGVHAISFTGSVEVGRGIAVQCVTNHKKVQLEMGGKNPQVVLDDADLAQAVELSVQSAFYSTGQRCTASSRLIVTEGIYPKFIAAMQERMARIKVGDALAQGTDVGPVSSQSQLEQNLGYIEIGKGEGATLAGGGERLKLGTEGFYMSPALFSESVASMRINKEEIFGPVASVIRVKNYEEALAMANDTEFGLSAGIATTSLKYATHFKRHSQAGMVMVNLPTAGVDYHVPFGGRKASSYGPREQGRYAQEFFTTVKTAYTLA; from the coding sequence ACGACAACCTGATCGGCGGCGAATGGACGCCGGGCCACACCTACAGCCCGAACCTGAACCCCTCCAACCTTGGCGACACCATCGCGGGGTACACCCAGGGCGATGCCAGTCACGTCCGAGCCGCCGTGGCCGCCGCGACCGCAGCCTTCCCGGCCTGGGCCACCGGCAGCATCCAGGCGCGCTGCGACGCGCTGGACAGAATCGGCACTGAGATACTTGCCCGCAAGGAGGAGCTCGGCACCCTGCTGGCGCGCGAAGAGGGCAAGACCCGCGCGGAGGGCATCGGCGAGGCGGCCCGCGCCGGGCAGATCTTCAAGTTCTTCGCCGGCGAATGCCTGCGCCTTACGGGTGAGACCGTACCGTCGGTGCGCCCCGGCATTGGTGTCGAGATCACGCGCGAGCCGGTCGGCGTGGTCGGCCTCATCACGCCGTGGAACTTCCCGATCGCGATTCCGGCCTGGAAGATCGCGCCGGCGCTGGCCTATGGCAACTGCGTCGTCCTGAAGCCCGCCGACCTGGTGCCGGGCTGCGCCTGGGCGCTGGCCGAAATCATCAGCCGCTCGGGCATTCCGGCCGGCGTGTTCAACCTCGTGATGGGCCGCGGCAGCGTGATCGGCAATGCGCTGGTGAATCACCCGGGCGTCCACGCGATCAGTTTCACCGGCTCGGTCGAGGTCGGGCGCGGCATCGCGGTGCAATGCGTGACGAATCACAAGAAGGTGCAGCTGGAGATGGGCGGCAAGAACCCGCAGGTGGTGCTGGACGACGCCGATCTGGCGCAGGCGGTCGAGCTCAGCGTGCAAAGCGCGTTTTATTCGACCGGCCAGCGCTGCACCGCATCCAGCCGCCTCATCGTCACCGAAGGCATCTACCCGAAGTTCATCGCCGCGATGCAGGAACGCATGGCCAGAATCAAGGTCGGCGATGCGCTGGCGCAGGGGACCGACGTCGGCCCGGTCTCGAGCCAGAGCCAGCTCGAGCAGAACCTGGGCTACATCGAGATCGGCAAGGGCGAAGGCGCGACCCTGGCGGGTGGCGGCGAGCGCCTGAAGCTTGGCACCGAAGGTTTCTACATGTCGCCCGCGCTGTTCAGCGAATCCGTCGCGTCGATGCGCATCAACAAGGAAGAAATCTTCGGTCCGGTGGCCAGCGTGATCCGCGTGAAGAACTACGAAGAGGCGCTGGCCATGGCCAACGACACCGAGTTCGGCCTGTCCGCCGGCATTGCAACGACCAGTCTGAAGTACGCGACGCACTTCAAACGCCATAGCCAGGCCGGCATGGTGATGGTCAATTTGCCGACCGCCGGCGTCGACTACCACGTGCCCTTTGGCGGGCGCAAAGCTTCGAGCTACGGTCCGCGCGAGCAGGGCCGGTACGCGCAGGAATTCTTCACGACGGTGAAGACGGCTTACACGCTGGCGTAG